Genomic segment of Chloroflexota bacterium:
GAGCCCGATTGGCCGCCGACACAAGGTCTGCGTAGATCGCCTCACCAACTTCTTCGCGCCGGCCCTGGTAGGTCGGGCCATCGTGCGTATCCAGAGCTCCATTGTGCTGGCAGACGGGCAGGAACCAGAGCCGGACGTCGCCCTGCTTAGGTTCCGCCCAGATTTCTACGCCTCAATGGAGGAGACGCCGGCCGATGTCCTGCTCGTCGTCGAGGTGGCCGACACGTCGCTGGAGTACGACCGCCGCACCAAAGCGCCGCTCTACGCCCGCTTCGGCATCCCCGAGTTGTGGATCGCGGATCTGACCCGTGAGCGGC
This window contains:
- a CDS encoding Uma2 family endonuclease translates to MAIQLAHYRFSSEAYHRLAETGILPPDARVELIDGEILEMSPIGRRHKVCVDRLTNFFAPALVGRAIVRIQSSIVLADGQEPEPDVALLRFRPDFYASMEETPADVLLVVEVADTSLEYDRRTKAPLYARFGIPELWIADLTRERLLVYREPTPQGYASTQVLAPGESISPLAFPALQMSV